A stretch of Brassica napus cultivar Da-Ae chromosome C6, Da-Ae, whole genome shotgun sequence DNA encodes these proteins:
- the LOC111203004 gene encoding uncharacterized protein LOC111203004, with protein MKTAHTNKHTGEIDDGVVRDVLSLIETQKEDEETRLSQLQTDLDATSTASTNLSRIRINEIVESSVPKKKGRLVGLGRRARSVPPSAPQPYVDPEVLMDPLKDKDDRIAALEQKMADQEAGWEATRKQNEQMMEMMKRMYPNEPFP; from the exons ATGAAGACGGCGCATACCAACAAGCACACCGGGGagattgatgatggtgttgTGAGGGATGTGCTCAGCCTGATCGAAACTCAGAAGGAAGACGAAGAGACCCGTctatctcagcttcaaaccgacctGGACGccacttcgacggcttcgaccaacttgtcccggattcgaatcaacgaaatcgttgaatcg tcggttccaaagaagaagggacgtttggtcggtttgggtcgtcgagcCCGGTCAGTTCCTCCTTCTGCACCACAGccctatgttgatccagaagtgctTATGGACccgttgaaggacaaagatgaccgCATAGCTGCGTTGGAGCAAAAGATGGCGGATCAAGAGGCGGGATGGGAGGCAACGAGGAAGCAGaacgagcaaatgatggagatgatgaagaggatgtacccgaacgagccGTTCCcatag